One Pantoea sp. CCBC3-3-1 DNA window includes the following coding sequences:
- a CDS encoding DUF1493 family protein, with protein MVDNIEQRVIDLVTRHSGAYVFRKKKYDTYTAESNIHFDVRLDIDDTEELMDEFFTEFNVERGDFNLKKYYPDVPFSWNPFKKHLVDVPNFTIRMLIESAKAGRWLYD; from the coding sequence CGTGTAATCGACCTCGTTACTCGCCATAGTGGTGCATACGTGTTCAGAAAAAAGAAATACGACACCTATACCGCTGAATCCAACATTCATTTTGATGTACGCCTTGATATTGATGATACAGAAGAATTGATGGATGAATTCTTTACTGAATTCAATGTAGAACGTGGGGATTTTAATCTTAAAAAATATTACCCTGACGTGCCTTTCTCATGGAACCCATTCAAAAAACATTTAGTTGATGTTCCTAACTTCACTATCCGCATGTTGATTGAATCAGCAAAGGCCGGACGTTGGTTATACGATTAA